GACCTGCAGGCCGGCGACCCCGAGACCGTCGCCTCCTGGCAGGGCATGGTCGACGAGTCGAAGGTCTACTTCGAGGCCGTCTACGCCCGCCTCGGCGTCCTCCTCGAAGACGCCGACGCCATCGGCGAAAGCTACTACAACCCGAGGCTCGCCGACGTGTGCGCCGACCTCGAAGCCTCCGGCGTCGCCGTCCGCTCCGACGGAGCCCTGTGCGTCTTCTTCGACGACATCAAGGGCCCCGACGGCGAGCCGACCCCGCTCATCGTCCAGAAGAGCGACGGCGGCTACGGCTACGCCACCACCGACCTCGCCGCCATCCGCGACCGCGTCGGTGTACTCGGCGCCGACCAGCTCCTCTACGTCGTCGACAGCCGCCAAGCCCTCCACTTCCAGATGGTCTTCGCCACCGCCCGCCGCGCCGGCTGGCTGCCCGACAATGTCCGCGCGCTGCACCTCGGCTTCGGCACCGTCCTCGGCAAGGACGGCAAGCCCTTCAAGACCCGCTCCGGCGAGACCGTCCGCCTCATGGACCTCCTCGACGAAGCCGTCGACCGGGCCCGCACCGTCGTCTCCGAGAAGAGCCCCCAGCTCCCCACCGAGGAACTCGAGGACCGCGCCAAGCAGGTCGGCATCGGCGCCGTCAAGTATGCCGACCTCTCGACCTCCCGCACCCGCGACTACATCTTCGACGCCGACCGCATGGTCTCCCTCAACGGCGACACCGGCACCTACCTCCAGTACGCCTACGCCCGCATCCAGTCCATCCTGCGCAAGGCCCCCGAAGGCGTCACCCCGACCGTCCACCAGGAACTCACCCTGGAGCCGACCGAACGCGCCCTCGGACTTCTCCTCGACGAATTCGGCGCCACCATCACCCAGGTGATCGCAACGTTCGAGCCCCACCGCCTCTGCGCCTACCTGCACAACCTCGCGTCGGCCTACACCGCTTTCTACGAGCACTGCCCCGTCCTCAAGGCCCCCAGCCCCGCGGTCATGGAGACCCGCCTGCTGCTCTGCCAGCTCACCGGCCAGACCCTGCGCCAGGGCATGGACCTCCTCGGTATCGGAACCCCCGAACGGCTGTAATGCACATGCCCAATTAGCATGCTCCCGGGCCCATACGTATGGACCCGGGGCTGGATATGCCGACCCATTGCTGTTCGTCGGGGCCGGCTAGGCCGACAGACTGCGTGATCTTGCCGTTCGAGCGGGCGCTGTGCCGTCACGGGGCCCGAGGTATCAGAGCGCGGAGCACTTTTTCTGGGGCCGTCCGTTCATTGAGCAGCAGGCGAACGGCGTTCCCCATGCGGGATCGCTGGAACAGGCCTCTACGCTGCCCCGGTGCCCTGCGCCGATGCCCATGGCGGTGTCGGTGCTGTCCGCTACGTTTGCATGGTGAGCGACTTTGCTGGGAGGACCGACGTGGATGACCTGCAGGACCGCGCGAAGAATCAGAAGGTCATGCTGGAGGGGCACTTCGCGCACCCCGTGCGGGTCGAGCACGTCGAGGAGATCGGCGACGACGTCTACCTGGTCCGGGTAAGGCATTCCAGTGGCGCCCCGGACGAAACCCAGCTCTTCCGTTCCGAGCTGGAGGCTGCACTCGATCAAGCTGCAGGCCAGTCCTCGTTGGTTAGTCCGCACGACTTCTTCCTCTGGGTGGAGTCTCAGCGCATCCGCCTGGCCTTCGCCCATGACCCGCTGTTCGCCGTGTCGATGAGTGGCGTGCGAGGGCTGCCCCATCAGATCGAGGCCGTCTATCGGCACATGCTCCCGCAACCGCGACTGCGGTTCGTTCTGGCGGACGATCCTGGAGCAGGAAAGACGATCATGGCGGGCCTGCTGCTCAAGGAGCTCAAGCTGCGGGGCGTCGTCGAGAGGGTGCTGATCCTGTGCCCTGCTCCGCTGACCACGCAGTGGCAGGACGAGATGCTCGACAAGTTCGACGAGCAGTTCGAGGTGGTCGGCGGCGAGCAGGTAAGGCACCAGGTCGGGCGTAGCCCGTGGGAGCGATACCCGATGGTCGTGAGCAGCCTCGACTTCGCAAAGCGTGACGATGTCCGGGAAGACCTGCTGCGCAACCAGTGGGATCTCGTGATCGTGGACGAAGCGCACAAGGCATCCGCAGTCACTAAGCGCGGGCGCGAGGAGCGAGTCGTCAAGACGAAGCGCTACACGGCGGTGGAGGGCGTCGCGCAGCAGGCCGACCGGCTGCTGCTGTTGACGGCGACGCCGCACTCGGGCGACGAGGACCGGTTCACAAGGTTCCTCGGGCTGCTCGACCCCGACCAATTCGCCTCGGCGGATCTGGTGAAGAAGCAGATCGCCAACGAGGACAACCCGTACTTCCTGCGGCGGCAGAAGGAAGACCTCGTCGACGAGCGGAATGGCGCTCTGTTCGTGGAGCGCCATGTGCGCACCCAGCCGTTCCAGCTGTCCACCGCCGAGTACGACCTCTACATGAGTGTGACGGACTACGTCAACCGCTACCTCGGGGCGAGCGGCGGGTCCCGGGGCAACGCGGTGGCGCTGGCCCGCACGGTGCTCCAGCGTCGCCTGGCCTCCAGTCTCGGCGCCATCCGCTCGTCGCTGGCCAAGCGGGCCAACCGTCTGGAGGAACTGGCTGATCAGCTGACGGCGATGCGGCCGGGTGACGCGGCACGGCGTCTGGCCGCGTTGGGCCGCCTACCTGCGGACAGTGACTTCGACGACCTGGAATCGGAGTCGGACGACATCGACGAGGTCGCCGACGACCTGCTGGCCACGGAGGTCAGTGGCGCAGGGCAGATCTCTCAGTTGCGCACCGAGGTGGCAGAACTGCGCAGGCTTGTCGCGCACGCCGACCGGGTGCGGACCCAGGGCGGTGAGGAGCGCAAACTCACGGCGCTCCGGGAATGCCTGGAGAGGGCGGAGTTTCAGGAGCTCCGCGACGGTCGGGGCAAGCTGCTGATCTTCACCGAGCACCGGGACACCCTGGAGTACTTGAAGCAGCACCTGGAGAACTGGGGCTACGACGTGTGCACTATCCACGGCGGTCACCCGCCGGCGGAGCGCAAGCGCATCCAGCACGACTTCCGGCAGAACAAGCAGATCTGCATCGCGACCGAAGCGGCCGGCGAGGGCATCAACCTGCAGTTCTGCCACTTGATGATCAACTACGACCTGCCGTGGAACCCCGTCCGCCTTGAGCAGCGCATGGGCCGTGTTCACCGGATCGGGCAGAGCGCGGACTGCTGGATCTTCAACTTCTGCGCGACCAACACCGTCGAAGGCGAACTCCTGGAGCGCCTGCACACACGCCTGGAAGCGATGCGCCAGGACCTCAACGGCCGTGTCTACGACGTGATCGGTGAGCTGCTGACCATCAACGGCATCGATTTCGAGCGGCTGGTGAAGGAGACGCTGGCGAACCCGACCCGGGCGAACCGTGATGCCGCCGTCGCGGAGATCAATCGTTTGGACTCGGAGAAGCTCGCCCAATACGAGCAGGCCACCGGTATCGCGCTGGCGAAGAAGTACGTGGACATCGAGTGGGTCCGCGGACAGAACTTCTTGTCCGACGAGCGTCGCCTGATGCCTGAGTACGTGGAGGAGTTCTTCCTCCAGGCCGCAGCTCGCCAGCATCTTCGAGTCGAGCGTCGCGCCGACCAGCTGCTGCGTGTGGAGCGCGTGCCGGCCGCCCTGCGCAGCGACGACCTGTCGTCCGTGCGCCTGCGTGGCCGCCCCTCCGCCGACTACCGCAAGCTCACCTTCCGCAAGGAGCAGCGCGACCGCGTCGAGCACGAGGACGCAGCTCTCTGCTCGCCGGGCCACCCGCTGTTCGCCGCTCTGTCGGAGTCCTTGGAGCGCGACCTGGCCGCGGACGGCGTGCCGCAGAGTTCGGCGGTGTTCATCGACCCGGGCACCCGGTCGCCGTACCTGGTGCACCTCTTCGCCTACCAGATTGTCGGTGAGGACGTCCATGGCTCGCCGGAGCAGGTGTTCTCCGAGGTCGTCGCGGTGATAGAGGACCAGGACGGGCTGCACCGCGGCCCGGCAGACGTCCTGCACACCTTGACCCCTACCGACGGAGGCAAGGCCGAGCCGCCCGGTCCGGACCAGATCCGGCTGGCCACGGACTGGCTGCGGGTGAAGGTCCAGCTTCCGCGTGCCTCGGCAGAGCGGACCAACCGGCTGGACCACGCCCGGCTGCGCGAGACGTACCTGAAGGAGGCGATGGCTGCGCAGAAGCATCGCCTGGACG
The window above is part of the Kitasatospora sp. NA04385 genome. Proteins encoded here:
- the argS gene encoding arginine--tRNA ligase, with amino-acid sequence MATVLSIADAVQQRFAQAISTAFPDAADSDPQLRRSDRADFQANGIMGLAKPLRTNPREVAARVLEHLAADEVIAGLEVSGPGFVNVTVTDAAILQRLAARAADTRLGVGGAAQPGITVIDYSQPNIAKEMHVGHLRSTIIGDALVRTLEFTGEKVIKRNHLGDWGTQFGMLIQYLVEHPDELGDGTEPDDAGPSMSRLNRLYKASRATFDSDADFADRSRRRVVDLQAGDPETVASWQGMVDESKVYFEAVYARLGVLLEDADAIGESYYNPRLADVCADLEASGVAVRSDGALCVFFDDIKGPDGEPTPLIVQKSDGGYGYATTDLAAIRDRVGVLGADQLLYVVDSRQALHFQMVFATARRAGWLPDNVRALHLGFGTVLGKDGKPFKTRSGETVRLMDLLDEAVDRARTVVSEKSPQLPTEELEDRAKQVGIGAVKYADLSTSRTRDYIFDADRMVSLNGDTGTYLQYAYARIQSILRKAPEGVTPTVHQELTLEPTERALGLLLDEFGATITQVIATFEPHRLCAYLHNLASAYTAFYEHCPVLKAPSPAVMETRLLLCQLTGQTLRQGMDLLGIGTPERL
- a CDS encoding helicase-related protein encodes the protein MDDLQDRAKNQKVMLEGHFAHPVRVEHVEEIGDDVYLVRVRHSSGAPDETQLFRSELEAALDQAAGQSSLVSPHDFFLWVESQRIRLAFAHDPLFAVSMSGVRGLPHQIEAVYRHMLPQPRLRFVLADDPGAGKTIMAGLLLKELKLRGVVERVLILCPAPLTTQWQDEMLDKFDEQFEVVGGEQVRHQVGRSPWERYPMVVSSLDFAKRDDVREDLLRNQWDLVIVDEAHKASAVTKRGREERVVKTKRYTAVEGVAQQADRLLLLTATPHSGDEDRFTRFLGLLDPDQFASADLVKKQIANEDNPYFLRRQKEDLVDERNGALFVERHVRTQPFQLSTAEYDLYMSVTDYVNRYLGASGGSRGNAVALARTVLQRRLASSLGAIRSSLAKRANRLEELADQLTAMRPGDAARRLAALGRLPADSDFDDLESESDDIDEVADDLLATEVSGAGQISQLRTEVAELRRLVAHADRVRTQGGEERKLTALRECLERAEFQELRDGRGKLLIFTEHRDTLEYLKQHLENWGYDVCTIHGGHPPAERKRIQHDFRQNKQICIATEAAGEGINLQFCHLMINYDLPWNPVRLEQRMGRVHRIGQSADCWIFNFCATNTVEGELLERLHTRLEAMRQDLNGRVYDVIGELLTINGIDFERLVKETLANPTRANRDAAVAEINRLDSEKLAQYEQATGIALAKKYVDIEWVRGQNFLSDERRLMPEYVEEFFLQAAARQHLRVERRADQLLRVERVPAALRSDDLSSVRLRGRPSADYRKLTFRKEQRDRVEHEDAALCSPGHPLFAALSESLERDLAADGVPQSSAVFIDPGTRSPYLVHLFAYQIVGEDVHGSPEQVFSEVVAVIEDQDGLHRGPADVLHTLTPTDGGKAEPPGPDQIRLATDWLRVKVQLPRASAERTNRLDHARLRETYLKEAMAAQKHRLDDRWMAYNAKIDAGDDSYRLLRDNTDRQLKELGHRRTSKLESLSRLGVVRPGKVTYLGTAVVVPPAAPNDPDINVMRPSKEVEDAAVRVAMEFERSAGWTPEYVGDLRDGSGFDIRSTKILPDGSSEVRRIEVKGRGASAGDVGLYRTEWYAAQRWGAGFWLYVVYGATTAPNLMRVQDPYHTLPNVAAIRQITGYRVPGASIRAHAVGNTETAGREDHSARQQ